Proteins encoded by one window of Rattus rattus isolate New Zealand chromosome 10, Rrattus_CSIRO_v1, whole genome shotgun sequence:
- the Rab7b gene encoding ras-related protein Rab-7b isoform X1 produces the protein MNPRKKVDLKLIIVGALGVGKTSLLHQYVHKTFFEEYQTTLGASILSKIIILDDTTLKLQIWDTGGQERFRSMVSTFYKGSDRCILAFDVTDPESFEALDIWRDDVLAKIVPMEQSYPMVVLGNKIDLEDRKVPQEVAREWCKEKDMPYFEVSAKNDINVVQAFEVLASRALLRYQGIAENHLADSIKLSPGQPRSKCC, from the exons ATGAATCCCCGAAAGAAAGTGGACTTGAAACTTATCATTGTTGGTGCACTTGG tgtgGGAAAGACCTCTCTCCTTCATCAATATGTACATAAGACATTTTTTGAGGAATACCAGACCACACTGGGGGCCAGCATCCTCTCCAAAATTATCATACTGGATGACACAACTTTGAAGCTTCAG ATCTGGGACACAGGTGGTCAAGAGCGGTTCCGCTCAATGGTATCAACATTCTACAAAGGTTCCGATCGCTGTATCCTGGCATTTGATGTTACTGATCCAGAGTCCTTTGAAGCCCTGGATATCTGGAGGGATGATGTCCTGGCAAAGATCGTCCCTATGGAGCAGTCATATCCCATGGTGGTGCTGGGCAACAAAATCGATCTGGAAGATAGGAAG GTGCCCCAGGAGGTGGCCCGTGAATGGTGTAAAGAGAAGGACATGCCATACTTTGAAGTGAGTGCGAAGAATGACATCAATGTGGTGCAGGCCTTTGAGGTTCTGGCCAGCCGGGCTCTGTTGAGG tACCAAGGCATCGCCGAGAATCACCTTGCAGACTCCATCAAGCTCTCTCCGGGCCAACCGAGGAGCAAATGCTGCTGA
- the Rab7b gene encoding ras-related protein Rab-7b isoform X2: protein MNPRKKVDLKLIIVGALGVGKTSLLHQYVHKTFFEEYQTTLGASILSKIIILDDTTLKLQIWDTGGQERFRSMVSTFYKGSDRCILAFDVTDPESFEALDIWRDDVLAKIVPMEQSYPMVVLGNKIDLEDRKYQGIAENHLADSIKLSPGQPRSKCC, encoded by the exons ATGAATCCCCGAAAGAAAGTGGACTTGAAACTTATCATTGTTGGTGCACTTGG tgtgGGAAAGACCTCTCTCCTTCATCAATATGTACATAAGACATTTTTTGAGGAATACCAGACCACACTGGGGGCCAGCATCCTCTCCAAAATTATCATACTGGATGACACAACTTTGAAGCTTCAG ATCTGGGACACAGGTGGTCAAGAGCGGTTCCGCTCAATGGTATCAACATTCTACAAAGGTTCCGATCGCTGTATCCTGGCATTTGATGTTACTGATCCAGAGTCCTTTGAAGCCCTGGATATCTGGAGGGATGATGTCCTGGCAAAGATCGTCCCTATGGAGCAGTCATATCCCATGGTGGTGCTGGGCAACAAAATCGATCTGGAAGATAGGAAG tACCAAGGCATCGCCGAGAATCACCTTGCAGACTCCATCAAGCTCTCTCCGGGCCAACCGAGGAGCAAATGCTGCTGA